A region of Actinomycetota bacterium DNA encodes the following proteins:
- a CDS encoding alpha/beta hydrolase, whose protein sequence is MVARPAGPRLRWHRTTLSGRAAFYGEVGEGPPVVFLHGWGLTARAYAAALPTIARAGARVIAPALPGFGRSDELDGELTWRRLAAWIDRLLDHAGVDEPAFLIGHSFGGGVATMTAWHHPDRARSLVLVNSVGGSVWKQDGDHDRLLGERPWWDWGLRMPGEFTGRGYGKALPVVARDFLTNLVSNPRNLLRAGRLARRADLRDELRGLADRGLPVTILWGAHDRLLPEASFLATCEALGADGDVVADAGHSWLIADPDNFGEVITNSLTIHALMTRDRVPPRDR, encoded by the coding sequence GTGGTCGCTCGCCCCGCAGGGCCCCGTCTGCGCTGGCATCGCACGACGCTCAGCGGGCGCGCGGCGTTCTACGGCGAGGTCGGAGAGGGTCCACCGGTGGTCTTCCTCCACGGATGGGGCCTGACGGCTCGGGCGTACGCTGCCGCGCTCCCCACGATCGCCCGCGCCGGCGCCCGGGTCATCGCTCCCGCGCTCCCCGGGTTCGGCCGCAGCGACGAACTCGACGGCGAGCTGACCTGGCGACGCCTGGCCGCCTGGATCGACCGTCTGCTGGACCACGCTGGGGTCGACGAGCCGGCGTTCCTCATCGGGCACTCGTTCGGCGGTGGTGTCGCCACGATGACAGCCTGGCACCACCCCGACCGAGCGCGCTCGCTCGTCCTCGTGAACTCGGTCGGCGGCTCGGTCTGGAAGCAGGACGGCGACCACGACCGACTCCTCGGCGAGCGCCCGTGGTGGGACTGGGGCCTGCGCATGCCGGGTGAGTTCACCGGACGGGGCTACGGCAAGGCGCTGCCGGTCGTCGCGCGCGATTTCCTCACCAACCTCGTGTCCAACCCCCGCAACCTGCTGCGCGCGGGGCGCTTGGCCCGCCGGGCCGACCTACGCGACGAGCTGCGCGGCCTCGCCGACCGCGGACTGCCGGTCACGATCCTGTGGGGAGCGCACGACCGCCTCCTGCCTGAGGCCAGCTTCCTCGCCACATGCGAGGCGCTGGGTGCGGACGGCGACGTCGTCGCCGATGCCGGCCACTCCTGGCTGATCGCCGACCCCGACAACTTCGGCGAGGTCATCACGAACTCGCTGACCATCCACGCCCTCATGACCCGTGACCGGGTCCCGCCGCGCGACCGGTGA
- a CDS encoding cob(I)yrinic acid a,c-diamide adenosyltransferase has translation MKVYTRRGDDGTTGLLYGGRVAKDDLRTEAYGTVDEAVSALGLARADLPTGPLHDAVLTVQRELFAVGAQLATRSSDWHKLEVGVSRVDLAMASALEERIDAITDEHPLPEEFVVPGGSRPAAALDLARTIVRRAERAVVALKEAELLPDESPLVYLNRLSDYLYVLARAAEGGAYTPSRVAEDG, from the coding sequence GTGAAGGTCTACACGCGTCGCGGCGACGACGGCACGACCGGCCTGCTCTACGGCGGGCGCGTCGCGAAGGACGATCTGCGTACCGAGGCCTACGGGACGGTGGACGAGGCGGTCAGCGCGCTCGGCCTCGCCCGTGCCGACCTGCCGACGGGCCCGCTGCACGATGCCGTGCTGACCGTGCAACGGGAGCTGTTCGCGGTCGGCGCCCAGCTCGCCACACGGTCGAGCGACTGGCACAAGCTCGAGGTCGGCGTCAGCCGCGTCGATCTGGCGATGGCTTCCGCGCTCGAGGAACGCATCGACGCGATCACCGACGAGCATCCGTTGCCCGAGGAGTTCGTCGTGCCGGGTGGTTCACGTCCGGCCGCCGCGCTCGACCTCGCTCGGACGATCGTGCGCCGAGCGGAGCGCGCCGTCGTCGCGCTGAAGGAGGCAGAGCTGCTGCCGGACGAGTCTCCGCTCGTCTACCTCAACCGCCTGTCCGACTACCTCTACGTCCTCGCCCGTGCCGCCGAGGGTGGTGCGTACACGCCCTCTCGCGTGGCCGAAGACGGCTGA
- a CDS encoding aminotransferase class IV: MSQAWVATVLVPSDAATVSVFDQGFRSGIGIFETIRAYDGHPFRLATHLERASAGAAHLAFEPPPHDQMREAVHATAAANADVTGADAVLRLTVTPGVIDPRSPHPGTTAGPPTLVVTAHPLVIDPWVYRDGVAVTVVPWGREVPHVKAVSYLSAALARQEADRQGVYEALLTNGRGQVLEGSFSNVFAVITGRLRTPALDAGILSGVTRAVVLEVASAQGIAVHEGPLPIEELTAADEVFLTATTREVVPVIRVTGRRIGSGRPGPVTGAVHEGYREIVRREAATAH, encoded by the coding sequence GTGTCCCAGGCCTGGGTGGCCACCGTGCTCGTCCCGTCCGACGCGGCGACGGTCTCGGTGTTCGACCAGGGCTTCCGCAGCGGCATCGGGATCTTCGAGACCATCCGAGCGTACGACGGTCACCCGTTCCGTCTCGCCACCCACCTCGAGCGCGCGTCGGCGGGGGCTGCCCACCTGGCGTTCGAGCCACCCCCTCACGACCAGATGCGCGAGGCGGTGCACGCGACCGCCGCTGCCAACGCGGACGTCACCGGCGCGGACGCGGTGCTGCGGCTCACCGTGACGCCGGGCGTGATCGACCCACGGTCGCCTCACCCGGGGACGACCGCCGGCCCTCCGACGCTGGTCGTGACGGCGCATCCGCTGGTGATCGATCCGTGGGTGTACCGCGATGGCGTCGCCGTGACGGTGGTCCCGTGGGGTCGCGAGGTGCCGCACGTGAAGGCGGTGTCGTACCTCTCGGCGGCGCTGGCTCGACAGGAGGCGGATCGTCAGGGTGTGTACGAGGCGCTGCTTACGAACGGGCGAGGACAGGTCCTGGAGGGGTCGTTCTCGAACGTGTTCGCGGTCATCACCGGCAGGCTCCGCACCCCTGCACTTGACGCCGGGATCCTCTCGGGGGTCACTCGAGCCGTCGTCCTCGAGGTCGCGTCCGCCCAGGGCATAGCTGTGCACGAGGGCCCTCTGCCGATCGAGGAGCTCACGGCCGCCGACGAGGTGTTCCTCACCGCGACGACACGCGAGGTGGTACCCGTGATCCGGGTCACGGGACGTCGGATCGGGAGCGGACGCCCCGGACCCGTCACCGGTGCGGTGCACGAGGGCTACCGCGAGATCGTGCGGCGCGAAGCCGCCACGGCACACTAG
- the panB gene encoding 3-methyl-2-oxobutanoate hydroxymethyltransferase, which yields MSVHSSSEPSGTPRRPVSIHDLRAFKERGERFVMLTAYDFLSARILDEAGVPVILVGDSLGMVMLGYDSTVPVTLAEMLHHTRAVARGASSSLVVGDMPFGTYQEGPAQALASATRFLKEGGANAVKLEGGGPTVDAVAKLVDAGIPVMGHLGLTPQSVNQLGGFKVQGRSEEAADRLVADAEALEVAGVFSIVLEAVPAELGARVTATVDVPTIGIGAGPETDAQVLVWHDLLGLTHGRLPRFVKAYADLRSEILGAVKTFTHEVGAGEYPGPEHSYGG from the coding sequence ATGTCGGTCCACTCCTCATCCGAGCCGTCGGGCACGCCCCGACGTCCCGTCTCGATCCACGACCTCCGCGCCTTCAAGGAACGCGGCGAGCGGTTCGTGATGCTCACCGCCTACGACTTCCTCTCGGCGCGCATCCTCGACGAGGCCGGCGTCCCGGTCATCCTCGTCGGCGACAGCCTCGGCATGGTGATGCTCGGGTACGACTCCACCGTCCCGGTCACCCTCGCCGAGATGCTCCACCACACCCGCGCCGTCGCGCGAGGGGCGAGCAGCAGCCTGGTCGTCGGCGACATGCCGTTCGGCACCTACCAGGAGGGCCCGGCACAGGCGCTCGCGTCAGCCACAAGGTTCCTGAAGGAAGGTGGCGCCAACGCCGTCAAGCTCGAGGGCGGCGGTCCCACGGTCGACGCCGTCGCCAAGCTCGTCGACGCCGGCATCCCGGTGATGGGCCACCTCGGACTGACCCCCCAATCGGTCAACCAGTTGGGCGGCTTCAAGGTCCAAGGCCGGAGCGAGGAGGCTGCGGACCGGCTCGTCGCCGACGCCGAGGCACTCGAGGTTGCCGGTGTGTTCAGCATCGTGCTGGAGGCGGTCCCTGCCGAGCTCGGGGCGCGCGTCACGGCCACGGTCGACGTCCCCACGATCGGTATCGGCGCGGGCCCCGAGACCGACGCACAGGTGCTCGTGTGGCACGACCTGCTCGGGCTCACCCACGGCCGCCTGCCCCGGTTCGTCAAGGCGTACGCCGACCTCCGCAGCGAGATCCTCGGAGCCGTCAAGACCTTCACCCACGAGGTCGGCGCGGGCGAGTACCCCGGCCCCGAGCACTCCTACGGCGGCTGA
- a CDS encoding helical backbone metal receptor encodes MVIDELGTSIEVPDTPARIVSLVPNLSELLWYVGAADRVVGVTEYCVAPPHGFPRAERVRGTKNPDVSRIVELQPDVVVANSEENRRIDVERLREAGVAVYVTDARSLTEATGSIEGVAALVGAAGRGGGVADAIRRAQDAVGSSPPVRPVRAVCAIWRDPWMVVGRGTVAGDLLVRAGFTLVAPGPRYPEVTLDDVAKDDPDVVLLPDEPYAFGEDDRGALDHLRARTRLIDGTSLTWYGPRTPYALRELNRLARSLTRARRRSAASAQRGHREPEQAHGRQDRSRPGPREAGRR; translated from the coding sequence GTGGTCATCGACGAGCTCGGCACGAGCATCGAGGTGCCGGACACGCCGGCGCGCATCGTCAGCCTGGTCCCCAACCTCAGTGAGCTGCTGTGGTACGTGGGTGCGGCCGATCGGGTCGTGGGGGTGACCGAGTACTGCGTCGCCCCGCCGCACGGGTTCCCCCGGGCGGAGCGGGTCCGGGGGACCAAGAACCCCGACGTGTCACGGATCGTGGAACTGCAGCCCGACGTCGTCGTCGCGAACAGCGAGGAGAACCGCCGCATCGACGTCGAGCGACTGCGAGAGGCGGGCGTGGCGGTCTACGTCACCGACGCCCGATCTCTGACGGAGGCGACCGGGTCCATCGAAGGCGTCGCAGCACTCGTCGGCGCCGCAGGTCGGGGCGGTGGCGTCGCCGACGCGATCCGGCGCGCCCAGGACGCCGTCGGCTCCTCGCCACCCGTGCGACCGGTGCGCGCCGTCTGCGCCATCTGGCGGGATCCGTGGATGGTCGTGGGGCGAGGGACCGTCGCCGGTGACCTGCTAGTGCGGGCTGGCTTCACCCTCGTCGCTCCGGGTCCGCGGTACCCCGAAGTGACGCTCGACGACGTCGCGAAAGACGACCCCGATGTCGTCCTGCTCCCCGACGAGCCCTACGCGTTCGGCGAGGACGACCGTGGCGCGCTCGACCACCTGCGGGCCCGAACGCGCCTGATCGACGGCACCTCGCTGACGTGGTACGGCCCACGGACCCCCTACGCCCTTCGTGAGCTCAACCGGCTGGCACGCTCGCTGACGAGAGCTCGCCGACGCTCAGCCGCGTCGGCGCAGCGCGGTCACCGCGAGCCCGAGCAGGCCCATGGCCGGCAGGACCGCAGCCGCCCCGGTCCGCGGGAGGCTGGGCGGCGCTGA
- a CDS encoding ammonium transporter has protein sequence MKRTIRTLARIGLVTTSVWLVFAAPAAAQEIDVEQLAYAIDTVWIAVCSALVLLMHLGFGMLEAGLTRSKNAANIVGKNMVTVAIGGVAYWAVGAAFAYGGDGGFIGTNGFWNPANVLGDGTQGVFQLVFAATAATIVSGAVAERVNFWAYVIFATVITGLVYPIVTHWQWFGEGAWLFDRGFHDFAGSTLVHMTGGIAALVGIAILGPRIGKYGKDGKPRAIPGHSIPLAVFGVLVLFFGWFGFNGGSTLAAVGNGELIGLILMNTTVAGSAGALAAMVTVKFVSGKPDVAMIGNGALAGLVAITAGADKATNLWAFAVGLIAGVLVVIAVLVIDRAGLDDPVGAVAVHGVNGAFGTLMVAAYASGVSNGSTEGAISIGTQLLGVVAVAGFVAVATAIVWLVLRTAVHLRVSEQEEMDGLDAHEHGVYGYPDLVLGARGGEG, from the coding sequence GTGAAGCGAACCATCCGGACCCTCGCACGCATCGGCCTGGTCACGACGAGCGTGTGGCTGGTGTTCGCGGCGCCCGCCGCCGCGCAGGAGATCGACGTCGAGCAACTCGCCTACGCCATCGACACGGTCTGGATCGCCGTGTGCTCGGCGCTGGTGCTGCTGATGCACCTGGGCTTCGGCATGCTCGAGGCCGGGCTGACCCGATCCAAGAACGCCGCCAACATCGTGGGCAAGAACATGGTGACGGTCGCGATCGGCGGGGTCGCCTACTGGGCGGTCGGGGCGGCGTTCGCCTACGGCGGCGACGGCGGGTTCATCGGCACGAACGGGTTCTGGAACCCGGCGAACGTGCTCGGCGACGGGACGCAGGGCGTGTTCCAGCTCGTCTTCGCGGCCACCGCCGCGACCATCGTGTCGGGTGCGGTGGCGGAGCGGGTCAACTTCTGGGCGTACGTCATCTTCGCCACCGTCATCACCGGCCTCGTCTACCCCATCGTGACGCACTGGCAGTGGTTCGGCGAGGGGGCGTGGCTGTTCGATCGCGGCTTCCACGACTTCGCGGGCTCGACTCTCGTGCACATGACCGGTGGGATCGCCGCGCTCGTCGGCATCGCCATCCTCGGTCCGCGCATCGGCAAGTACGGCAAGGACGGCAAGCCCCGGGCCATCCCCGGCCACTCCATCCCCCTCGCGGTGTTCGGCGTGCTGGTGCTGTTCTTCGGCTGGTTCGGCTTCAACGGCGGTTCGACCCTCGCGGCGGTCGGCAACGGCGAGCTCATCGGACTCATCCTGATGAACACGACCGTCGCCGGATCGGCCGGGGCGCTGGCCGCGATGGTGACCGTGAAGTTCGTGTCCGGCAAGCCCGACGTCGCCATGATCGGCAACGGCGCGCTCGCCGGCCTCGTGGCCATCACGGCCGGCGCCGACAAGGCGACCAACCTCTGGGCGTTCGCGGTCGGCCTCATCGCCGGCGTGCTCGTCGTGATCGCGGTCCTCGTCATCGATCGCGCCGGGCTCGACGATCCCGTGGGAGCGGTCGCGGTACACGGGGTCAACGGGGCGTTCGGGACGCTGATGGTGGCCGCCTACGCCAGCGGTGTCTCCAACGGCTCGACCGAGGGCGCGATCTCGATCGGCACGCAGCTGCTCGGCGTCGTCGCGGTGGCCGGGTTCGTCGCGGTCGCTACCGCGATCGTGTGGCTCGTGCTGCGCACGGCGGTGCACCTCCGCGTGAGCGAGCAGGAGGAGATGGACGGGCTCGACGCCCACGAGCACGGCGTGTACGGCTACCCCGACCTCGTGCTGGGGGCGCGGGGCGGCGAGGGCTGA
- a CDS encoding NAD+ synthase: MPLRVALAQLNPTVGDLDGNARSILEAWRGAADVGADVVVFTELALTGYPPEDLLLKSRFVAANVERLAQLAAEGPAGTVAVVGHVGMGADNTDRHHWDVGVATRGLTNAASVLADGAVVATYAKGRLPNYGVFDEARYFVAGHSPLVVNVADVPVGVTVCEDLWTEQGPVAESANVGARVVVNLNASPYHRGKRTERERWVRHHATTRGVHFVYVNQVGGQDELVFDGDSMVCQPDGTVGARGAQFDEDLVVVDLDADAAPAAGCLSLTGGTTTRPDLAPREDAPRLDPVAEVFEALVLGTRDYCHKNGFIRAVIGLSGGIDSALTAAVAARALGADHVLGVAMPSRYSSEHSLEDARVLAEDLVGMPFAQVPIDPVVRSFEGELGKLFAGVEPDDAAEDVTWQNIQARVRGVILMAISNRTGRILLTTGNKSELAVGYATLYGDMAGGFAVLKDTPKTLVYELARHAREAWNLIPERSIIKPPSAELKPGQQDSDSLPPYEVLDPILQALVEEDRNIDDIVASGIADEETVRRVARLLDRAEYKRRQAAPGVKITERAFGKDRRVPITNGWR, encoded by the coding sequence GTGCCCCTCCGCGTCGCACTGGCCCAGCTCAACCCGACGGTCGGCGACCTCGACGGCAACGCGCGTTCCATCCTCGAGGCCTGGCGTGGCGCCGCGGACGTCGGCGCCGATGTCGTGGTGTTCACCGAGCTCGCACTCACGGGCTACCCGCCGGAGGACCTGCTGCTGAAGTCGCGTTTCGTCGCGGCCAACGTCGAGCGGTTGGCGCAGCTCGCCGCCGAGGGTCCCGCCGGGACGGTCGCGGTCGTCGGACACGTAGGCATGGGTGCCGACAACACCGACCGACACCACTGGGACGTCGGCGTGGCCACCCGCGGCTTGACCAACGCCGCATCCGTCCTCGCGGACGGCGCGGTCGTGGCGACGTACGCGAAGGGGCGGCTGCCGAACTACGGCGTGTTCGACGAGGCGCGCTACTTCGTGGCGGGACACAGTCCGCTGGTCGTGAACGTCGCGGACGTCCCCGTCGGTGTGACCGTCTGCGAGGACCTCTGGACCGAGCAAGGCCCCGTCGCCGAGTCAGCCAACGTCGGCGCGCGGGTCGTCGTCAACCTCAACGCGTCGCCCTACCACCGCGGCAAGCGCACCGAGCGCGAGCGCTGGGTCCGACATCACGCCACCACTCGGGGCGTCCACTTCGTCTACGTCAACCAGGTCGGCGGCCAGGACGAACTGGTCTTCGACGGCGACTCGATGGTGTGCCAACCCGACGGGACCGTCGGGGCGCGCGGGGCACAGTTCGACGAGGACCTCGTGGTCGTCGACCTCGACGCCGACGCAGCGCCTGCCGCTGGTTGCCTGTCGCTCACCGGTGGAACGACGACGCGCCCCGACCTGGCTCCTCGGGAGGACGCGCCTCGACTGGACCCCGTGGCCGAGGTGTTCGAGGCGCTCGTCCTCGGGACGCGGGACTACTGCCACAAGAACGGCTTCATCCGAGCCGTGATCGGGTTGTCCGGAGGCATCGACTCGGCGCTGACGGCGGCGGTGGCGGCGCGGGCACTGGGCGCGGATCACGTGCTCGGGGTCGCGATGCCGTCGCGGTACTCCTCCGAGCACTCGCTGGAGGACGCTCGGGTCCTGGCGGAGGACCTGGTCGGCATGCCGTTCGCGCAGGTGCCGATCGATCCCGTGGTTCGCAGCTTCGAGGGCGAACTCGGCAAGCTGTTCGCCGGTGTCGAACCGGACGATGCGGCGGAGGACGTGACCTGGCAGAACATCCAGGCGCGGGTGCGGGGAGTCATCCTGATGGCGATCAGCAACCGCACCGGCCGGATCCTGCTGACGACCGGCAACAAGTCCGAGCTCGCGGTCGGCTACGCCACCCTCTACGGCGACATGGCCGGCGGGTTCGCGGTCCTCAAGGACACACCCAAGACTCTGGTCTACGAACTGGCACGCCACGCTCGCGAGGCGTGGAACCTGATCCCCGAGCGCAGCATCATCAAGCCGCCTTCCGCCGAGCTCAAGCCGGGTCAGCAGGACAGCGACTCCCTGCCGCCCTACGAGGTCCTCGATCCGATCCTGCAGGCCCTGGTCGAGGAGGACCGCAACATCGATGACATCGTCGCCTCGGGCATCGCCGACGAGGAGACGGTCCGCCGTGTGGCGCGGCTGCTCGACCGCGCCGAGTACAAGCGCCGACAGGCGGCCCCCGGGGTGAAGATCACCGAGCGCGCCTTCGGCAAGGACCGGAGGGTCCCCATCACCAACGGCTGGCGCTAG
- the npdG gene encoding NADPH-dependent F420 reductase yields the protein MTSGDVREVLGILGGTGPQGRGLACRWALAGHEVHIGSRSRERAQDAVDDVIERVGRDDIAVHAATNDEAATAAEIVVVAVPYDAQQTLLPPLRDTVGDKVVCNVVNPMVFDDLGPKAVRIDAGSSAEECQELWPDARVVSAFHDVSSRRLLRPHEPIDTHVLICADDQEAAHRVAHLASRIEGMWGVYCGPLRNSEYIENITPVILFINRYYHIQAGLLIDGIERDPEALHAHRATERTSAGRKT from the coding sequence ATGACCAGCGGGGACGTACGTGAGGTGCTGGGGATCCTGGGTGGGACCGGCCCGCAGGGACGGGGGCTGGCCTGTCGGTGGGCGCTCGCCGGCCACGAGGTCCACATCGGCTCACGCTCCCGGGAGCGCGCTCAAGATGCCGTCGATGACGTGATCGAGCGCGTGGGCCGCGACGACATCGCGGTGCACGCGGCCACGAACGACGAGGCGGCCACGGCCGCCGAGATCGTCGTCGTCGCGGTGCCCTACGACGCCCAACAGACGCTCCTGCCCCCGCTGCGCGACACCGTCGGTGACAAGGTCGTGTGCAACGTGGTGAACCCGATGGTGTTCGACGACCTCGGTCCGAAGGCGGTCCGGATCGACGCGGGTAGCTCGGCCGAGGAATGCCAGGAACTGTGGCCCGATGCACGCGTCGTCAGTGCCTTCCACGACGTCTCGAGCCGCCGGCTGCTGCGTCCGCATGAACCCATCGATACGCACGTGCTCATCTGCGCGGACGATCAGGAGGCCGCTCACCGGGTGGCTCACCTCGCGTCCCGGATCGAGGGGATGTGGGGCGTCTACTGCGGCCCGCTGCGCAACAGCGAGTACATCGAGAACATCACCCCGGTGATCCTGTTCATCAACCGCTACTACCACATCCAGGCCGGGTTGCTCATCGACGGCATCGAGCGCGACCCCGAGGCGCTGCACGCGCACCGCGCCACGGAGCGCACGAGTGCGGGGCGCAAGACGTGA
- a CDS encoding anthranilate synthase component I family protein, which produces MSPRPGAGASADAAALSDPPRRPDGRVDVDQLRARLQRVDPVHVLRSAPGSPGSVRWSYVVPAGRYRLVDLGAGSGLQGPGTDDASLPRDPFDAIDALCDRLGLRPDAAHGSEPPFTGGLLGSLAYDLARRVERLPTRARRDREVPELFLDVADIVVGIDHHEEEVVVVRRPLLDDGIEARWSQLAEALRDPVVSGPPARSTTQRLVSSMSRTAYLTSVERALEHIAAGDVFQVNLSHRLTGAWSGDVHDLERMLSRRSPAPHAAAIDGPVRIASISPETFLVADGRHVRTRPIKGTRPRGDTPSEDRRLAAALEASPKDRAENVMVVDMERNDLGRVCEVGSVHVPDLLTLEAHPTVWHLVSSIDGTLRPDVGWGSLLRATFPSGSITGTPKVRAMELIEQLEPVRRGHYCGAIGWLGAGAARLSVGIRTAVLSEGGTVDHAVGAGIVADSDPAAEYAETLAKASAFVTAVTGGRDHRLASDG; this is translated from the coding sequence GTGAGCCCGCGGCCCGGGGCCGGAGCGTCGGCCGATGCCGCCGCGCTCTCCGATCCGCCGCGGCGCCCCGACGGCCGGGTCGACGTCGACCAGCTGCGTGCACGTCTCCAACGGGTCGATCCCGTGCACGTGCTGCGGTCGGCACCGGGCTCCCCCGGTTCGGTGCGCTGGTCCTACGTCGTCCCGGCGGGCCGGTACCGACTCGTCGATCTGGGGGCCGGGTCGGGTCTGCAGGGACCGGGAACGGACGACGCGTCACTACCCCGGGACCCGTTCGACGCGATCGACGCGCTGTGCGACCGGCTGGGGCTGCGTCCGGATGCGGCTCACGGTAGCGAGCCCCCGTTCACGGGCGGTCTGCTGGGGAGCCTCGCCTACGACCTGGCACGCCGCGTCGAGCGCCTCCCGACCCGGGCACGACGAGATCGCGAGGTGCCCGAGCTGTTCCTCGACGTCGCCGACATCGTCGTGGGGATCGATCACCACGAGGAGGAGGTCGTCGTCGTCCGCCGCCCCCTGTTGGACGACGGGATCGAGGCGCGGTGGTCGCAGCTCGCCGAGGCGCTGCGAGACCCCGTCGTCTCCGGTCCACCAGCTCGCTCGACCACCCAGCGGCTGGTCAGCTCGATGTCCCGGACGGCCTACCTCACGTCGGTCGAACGGGCGCTGGAGCACATCGCAGCCGGTGATGTCTTCCAGGTGAACCTCTCTCACCGCTTGACCGGGGCGTGGAGCGGCGATGTCCACGACCTCGAACGGATGCTGAGTCGACGGTCCCCCGCCCCGCACGCCGCCGCCATCGACGGACCGGTCCGCATCGCGTCGATCTCGCCCGAGACGTTCCTGGTCGCGGACGGACGTCACGTGCGCACCCGACCGATCAAGGGCACGCGGCCGCGCGGTGACACGCCGAGCGAGGACCGGCGGCTCGCAGCGGCGCTGGAAGCGAGCCCGAAGGACCGCGCCGAGAACGTGATGGTGGTGGACATGGAGCGCAACGACCTCGGCCGCGTCTGTGAGGTCGGCTCGGTGCACGTCCCCGACCTGCTCACACTCGAGGCTCACCCCACGGTGTGGCACCTCGTGTCGAGCATCGACGGGACGCTGCGCCCCGACGTCGGCTGGGGCAGCTTGTTGCGCGCCACGTTCCCGAGCGGATCGATCACGGGGACCCCCAAGGTCCGTGCCATGGAGCTGATCGAGCAGCTCGAGCCAGTCCGTCGCGGCCACTACTGCGGCGCGATCGGGTGGTTGGGCGCCGGTGCCGCCCGTCTCTCGGTCGGGATCCGCACCGCGGTGCTCTCGGAGGGAGGGACGGTGGACCACGCGGTCGGTGCCGGGATCGTGGCCGACAGCGATCCCGCTGCGGAGTACGCCGAGACCCTGGCCAAGGCGTCCGCGTTCGTGACCGCCGTCACCGGTGGGCGCGACCACCGGCTAGCGTCGGACGGGTGA
- the amt gene encoding ammonium transporter — protein sequence MPWKGSPMGEVATVEQINALADTVTVVWVGVAAALVFLMQAGFALVEAGLTRAKNAANIVAKNLADMSVGAVAYWAVGAALAYGASSGGLFGTSGFFAPIGEGAPFGDGVQFIFQLVFAATAATIVSGAVAERMRFAGYLIVSVAITALIYPIVTHWQWLGEGGWLYDRGYYDFAGSSLVHMVGGVAGLVGALVIGPRIGKYGKDGRPRAIPGHNLPFVVVGVFVLWFGWFGFNGGSTLGIGNATDGFLGGSIGNILTTTTLAAAAGALAAGAVIWMISKKPDVAMAANGALAGLVGITAGPDYASPAAAVLVGLICGAVVVISVIAFDRLKVDDPVGAVSVHGVCGAIGVLAVPFYGAAPETITLGTQALGAGAIAAFVASASAVVFLLVKATIGVRVAEDVEIDGLDVHEHGVAGYPDALGPVGVPATPPAVSVIPAPARPAVATE from the coding sequence ATGCCGTGGAAGGGATCACCGATGGGCGAGGTTGCCACCGTCGAACAGATCAACGCGCTCGCCGACACCGTCACGGTCGTGTGGGTCGGTGTCGCGGCGGCGCTCGTGTTCCTCATGCAGGCGGGCTTCGCGCTCGTGGAGGCGGGCCTCACGAGGGCGAAGAACGCCGCCAACATCGTCGCCAAGAACCTCGCCGACATGTCCGTCGGTGCGGTGGCCTACTGGGCCGTCGGGGCGGCGCTGGCTTACGGCGCCAGTAGCGGCGGCTTGTTCGGCACCAGCGGCTTCTTCGCTCCCATCGGCGAGGGAGCGCCGTTCGGCGACGGGGTGCAGTTCATCTTCCAGCTCGTGTTCGCCGCCACCGCCGCGACCATCGTCTCGGGCGCGGTCGCCGAGCGCATGAGGTTCGCCGGCTACCTCATCGTGTCGGTCGCGATCACCGCCCTCATCTACCCGATCGTCACCCACTGGCAGTGGTTGGGAGAGGGCGGATGGCTCTACGACCGCGGCTACTACGACTTCGCCGGTTCCTCGCTGGTCCACATGGTCGGCGGTGTGGCCGGACTCGTGGGAGCGCTCGTGATCGGCCCACGGATCGGCAAGTACGGCAAGGACGGACGCCCGCGCGCGATCCCCGGGCACAACCTGCCGTTCGTCGTGGTCGGCGTGTTCGTCCTGTGGTTCGGCTGGTTCGGGTTCAACGGCGGCTCGACGCTCGGCATCGGTAACGCCACCGACGGGTTCCTCGGCGGCTCCATCGGCAACATCCTGACGACCACCACGCTGGCGGCGGCTGCCGGCGCTCTCGCCGCTGGTGCCGTCATCTGGATGATCTCGAAGAAGCCTGACGTCGCCATGGCTGCCAACGGCGCGCTCGCCGGACTCGTCGGCATCACGGCGGGGCCGGACTACGCCAGCCCCGCTGCCGCAGTGCTCGTGGGTCTGATCTGCGGTGCGGTCGTCGTCATCTCGGTCATCGCCTTCGACCGGCTGAAGGTGGACGACCCCGTCGGAGCGGTGTCGGTCCACGGCGTGTGCGGCGCCATCGGCGTCCTGGCGGTGCCGTTCTACGGGGCGGCGCCCGAGACGATCACGCTGGGGACGCAGGCGCTGGGTGCTGGGGCCATCGCGGCGTTCGTGGCGTCGGCTTCCGCAGTCGTGTTCCTCCTGGTCAAGGCCACCATCGGGGTCCGCGTCGCTGAGGACGTCGAGATCGACGGCCTCGACGTGCACGAGCACGGCGTGGCCGGCTACCCCGACGCGCTCGGGCCGGTCGGGGTCCCCGCCACCCCGCCGGCCGTGTCGGTCATCCCCGCCCCGGCTAGACCCGCCGTCGCGACGGAGTGA